GTGCCGCGATACCGCGACCCACGGCGACTCCAGATGGCAAGTCTTATTTCCCAGTCGCCGCTCGGATTAAATGCGAAAGCCCGGATGGTGTAGTGGCCCATCATACGACCCTGTCACGGTCGTGACGCGGGTTCAAATCCCGCTCCGGGCGTCCAATTTTAGGTTTAGTTCCCGATCATAAAGCCGGATTTGTCCAATTCCAGGCTTTTGATTCGGGTAATGGAGGGGTGGTATTGTGCCGGTCGTAGAAGCGCTCCCCGACCGGCCGCTCACCGACGCCGAGATCAACGCGCTTCGGCACTCCGACGCGACCGCTGCTGTGACGCCAGTCCGCGCGTTCGGCCACCTTGATATTGGGAACGCCGTCGTCGCGCTGGCATTGAGTACGGCTGCGGGCAATCATCACGCGCTGCTGTACGTCCCTGAAGAGTACGACCATCCAGACACTGGCTGGATCCGGATTAGAGAATCCGAGTCTCACGCCGCAGCGATCCGAGTGCTTGACGAAGTTGAAGTCCCGGACGGCGACCTGGAGCGTGCCGTTCGAGAAACGCTTTACTCTGACGAGGGGCCGCAATGAGCCAGATCGAGCCGCAGACCCACGAAGCCGACATACAGTTCAACTTCGTGGAGTATGGGCGGAAGCCCTACTGGATCCTCACGAAGCTCCTGATCCAGTGGTTCGACGGCTACGCCGAGCAGATTCCGTTCTCCGTCGACGGCGAGGCGTGGGAGATCGAGAAACTTCGGTACGACAAGGGCGGTATCGCGCCGGCGCCGAGTGACACCGTCGGTGGGGACGCGCTGTACGAACTCCGCCTGACCATCAGTGGCCCCGGGCGCAGGTCGATCAACTTCCACATACGACCACGCTACGAGGGCATGGTCTCGACGAGTGGCGAGGAGATCAGCACGCCGTTCGACCACATCGACGCTTCGGAGGGCGTGAACATCCACGCCCAGGGGAGCAACGTCGAGGTCGATCGTTATCTCGACCTGCTGCGTCGAGCGGTGCAGGCGCTCGCCAAAGAGACTGGCGAGACGGTCAATCCGCGGTACTTCCGAACGCCGCACCGGATGAGTACGATACAGGAACTCGAACTGTACGTCCGCATCCGTCGCGAGATCGCGATGCAGCTGATCGAGGCCGACGGCCCGTTCCTCCGGGCGGCAAACCTGCTGTCCGATAAGCTCGGCGCCGAGGGCGCGTACTTCTTCTCGAACTCGGGACCGAACAAGGACGTGGAGGGCTACCGACACCGGTTCATGCTCCATCGCGAGCAGGCCTCGGAGTTCGTCACCGGGCATCGCCTGGGGAAGCAATTGAAGCTGTATCACCCGGAGAAGGTTCGCGACGATCCCGAGGAGACCCTGTACAATCCGAAGTTCGGCGTCCTGTACTCCAGTCACAAGGAGAAGCTGGCGACGGCGTCGGTCCCGTGGCACGACCGCGACCGAGCGTATCGCGAGGTCCACGAGACGCTCCTGAACCTCCTGTCGTGGAGCGGTATCGAGACACGCCCCGATCCGACCACCTACGTCGACGACGACGCCTTCAGCGTCGAGGAAGCCGAGGAGCCCGCACGACTCGTCGACGATCCGCTGCCGCAGGTCGAGGCCGAGCAGGAGAGTTTGCTGATGAAGACGCTCGGCGAGTTGACTGAGTCCGACGAGGAAATCCTCCAGGTCGTCGCCGACGGTGGCGAGGTTGACGTCCACGAGGCCGCCGCCGAAACCGACCGCTCGCTGTCGACGATCTACCGGGCGCAGGATCGGCTCGGTGATCTACTCCGCAACGAGAACGGGACGCTGTCCTTCATCTCCGAGAAGATACGCCAAGACCTGCAGCGCGTCCTCGACGAGACAGAGAGCGCCCTGGAGTCGGGGGTTCGTCGACTCTGTCGGTTGCTCGATGTCGACCCGCGACAGCTCGAACAGGACGGCAGCGCGTGGCAGCGCTGGGCCGCGAAGTGGGGTGCGGAGATCCTCGAACACGGCGCCGAAGAGGACCGGATGCTCATCAAGATCCAGACGATGATGGACCGGATTCGCGCAACGGACCGGCCCCTGGTCGACGAGATAGTCGCGAAGGCGCTGGAGGCGTGGTCGGATTCCGGCGGCCCGCGCGGCGATTTCTGGAACGCGCAGGTTCGCTGGACCAACGGGCGCCAGGAGCACACCGTTTCCGTGTCGTCACTGCTCCAGCCGGACGGCTCGCCGAGGCGATCGACCGCCGACTGAGTCGCCGACTGGTGAGTGGCAACACCGTCGTTCGACTCCTTATTTTATAAGTAGCATCCGAAAACCCTTGTTTCGGCTGGAGTGTCGCAACCACCGAGAGCGGTCCGTTTTGGCCTCGAACAGCGTCGACCGGGTGTGATAGTTCCCGGTGGGTGGGAGGATCCCCTTAGGAAGTGCGCCTAAGGGCGCAGATAGAGAAAATACACCGCACAGCATCGGCTGTTCCACCTGATGCACGAGAAAGGGAGGTTAGGCTATTCGGTATCGGACGCCTCAACGTCGATGTTTCGCAGCGGCGTCGAGGGCGCCAGCCTTCGTTGAGGTGACTGTTCGAGCTGTCCCTGGGAACTAAGCCCCGAGTGGCCGAAAGAGGGGTATGGACGTTAGAGGCCTGTTCACCCGGCGATTGTTGAAGTGGGCGGTGATTATCACGCTCGCTATGTCGCTGCTCTCCGGCGCGTGGACCGAACCATACCACTTCGCCGGCTACGTTGTGGGTGGTGTCATCCTGTGGACCGTTCTCCTCGCTGCGGGGAAGGCCGTTCGAGCGGTGCTTGATCGCCGCCTTGGGTACGCGTAATCACCGCCAGCGGCTATCCACGCTCGTCCGGTAGTGCAACGCCAGCACGTCGGTGTTCGCGATCTTCTGAATCGTCACTGGATCTACTTCCCCGCGGGCGTCGTCGATGTTTTGCTTGGACTGAATTAGGTGGGTGAGCGCGGCGTCGATCACGTCGGAACGCGGCGGGTCATCGTGTTCGCCGCTCCCGATGATCGCCGCCGCTTCGTCGAGAAGCCGCTTCCGCTCGTCGGAGAGTCGCAAGGTCGTTCGGTCGGTCATTAAGTAGTGGTGTGCATACGGGAGGTCAGTTCGCGTCGCTGGCGAGTGAACGACGGGGTGATTGACTTAAACGCCTGTTCGCGATGACGGCCTCCCGTGTGTGGGCGGCCGCGCCGAGCGGCCGAATCTATACACGCGACCATCGGCGTCGACGGCGCCAGGTGCATACATTGCGTCGGGCCGTGACATTCGTCTCGAACCCCACGGGGTCGCGCCGAGATCGCCCTTCCAAGCGATTCAATCATCTTCGCAGACCACCTCGCGGAGATCGTCGAGGAGCTCCGGGTGGTTCTCCTTAAGAAGTTCCACGTCGGTCGTGAGTTCATCACGTATTCGCGCTCGAACGCGTGAGACCGCTTCGTATCGGCGCTGAGGATCGTCGCCTTCACCGGCTATCTGTTCTCGCTCGTGTTCTGTCATCATTGCACGGCCACGGGCCATGCTATACTCGCCTTCCGCCGACATTGTATATATTGACCAACCGGAGGCACAAATAGGTTGGTGCATTTGTCCAAGGTTGGATAGATAGGCCAATCATTAAGACGTTGGCGAATAGACCAACCTTTACGCACCGGAAACGGTCGGACGGCGTCCACTCTGATTTCACCACCATGTTTGGTGGAATAAGATACGACGGCGTCATCAAAGGCCGGCGGCGCGGACACGCCGCTCGACCGGTGCCACCCTAACGATGGCAGAAAAGGATACGCCGCCGGACACCAAAGAGCCGGCGACTGAGACGGACGCACAACCCGCTGCGAACACCGGCGCCGCGCTGACGACCGTCGGCACGGCGCCGGCCTGGAAGTATCTCGACCTACAAGGGATCGACGGCCGCGGTCCCGTGAAGGTGCGCGGTCAGTGGCTCGACGACGAACCGGGAACCGTCGAAATCGAGGCGAAGCTCGACGGCGCCCACCTCACGCTGGCGTTCGAGCCCGACCGCGCGCGAGCGTTCGCCGAGCAAATCGTCGAGGCCGCCCGCTTCGCTGAGGAGGGCGGCGGCCGATGACCGACGACTGTGGGACGCCGGCTACGCACGTTGAGCTGCAGGCACCGGTTCACGAGGCGACCGTCGCGGCTGAGGCAGCTGAGGACTTGGTGGTTGTCTCGATCCGGTCGGACGCTCTCAGTCAGTGCGTGGTCCTCGATAGAGACGACGCGCGGCGCGTCGTCAACGAGATCGAGGCGGCCGTCGACGAACTGGATCGACAACAACGGGCAGGAGCGGAGCCATGAGCGCGTCGATCACGCCGGCGTACGCCGCCCGTCGCGACCCGTCCAATCCGTGGCGGTGGCGGTGCCCGGACTGTTCGGGACCGCAGATGAACCGGCGATCGACACAGACAGACACCGACCGCTACGAGTGCGACGACTGTGGCTGGTACGGTCGCGTCGACGAGCTCAAGGACGCTCGGGAGGCCGCCGACCGATGAAGGCCACTGGCTCAGATATAGACCAACGTCGTATGTCGCTCGAAAACCCACAGAAGCAGGATCGTAACGACTTGGAACCGATGATTCCACAGAGGGCTCTCGATGAATGGCTCGACGTGGTCGCTGACTCGACGAAAGGCAGCACAGCCGACAGCTACCGGCGCCGAGTCAGCCGGTTCATCGCGTGGTGTGAGGACGAGGGCATCCTCAACCTCAACGACGTGACCGGCCGGCACATCAAAGCGTATCGGGATCACCGACACCCGAAGTGTGAGACTTCGACGCTGCAGAACGAACTCCGCACGGTTCGACAATTCCTTCAGTTCGGCGTCGCGGTGGAGGCCGTCGAGCCGGCGCTCCCGGAGTCGATGGGCCAAATCATCCCGTCGCTTTCCAAAGGAGACGATTCAAGCGACGTGATGCTCGGCCGTGAGCGCGCTCACGCGATCATCGACTATCTCGACGAGTACCACAAGGCGAGCCGCGAGCACGCCCTGTTCCTCCTACTGTGGGACACGGGCTGTCGGATCAGCGGCCTGCGGGCGCTCGACTTGGAAGACTTCGACGTTGGTCAGGGGACCGTGACGTTCCGAAGCCGCCCGGAATCGGACACACGCCTGAAGAACGGGCAGTCGAGCGAGCGGATAAACGTCCTCGACGAGTCAACCGTCGACGTCGTCGCGTCGTACATTCGACTCCACCGCAACGACCGGACCGACGACTACGGCCGCGAGCCGTTACTGACGACGAAGTTCGGCCGGCACGCGACGACGACGGTGCGGCGACTCGTCTACGAGCTGACCCAGCCCTGCCTTCGGGGCGGTTGCCCGCACGACGAGGACCCTCAATCCTGCGAGTATCGAGGCCACGGCCACGAGAGTAAATGCCCGTCGAGTGTGAGCCCGCACGCGATCCGGACCGGGCGCATCACTGACATGCGGAATCGAGGGTGCGATATCAAGGTCGTCTCGGGACGTGTCGACGCGATCCCCGAGACGATTCGGCGGTACTACGACAAACCGGATCTCGAACAGGATCTTTCGCGAAGAAGAGGCGCGATCTCGGATATCGGATTATGACTGCCGTGTGTCGACAGACCTGCACCGGCGACCGCTTCGAGCACGCCGAGACGGTCATGTCTATCGCGAAGGCGAACGAACTCCTCCGATGCCCGATTTGCCGGCGAGAGGTGCGTCTATCCGGCAGCGCCGGCGGCAACTGATTCGGCCTCGCCTGCTGGTTTCCCCGCTCTCGAAATTTACGCGACACCCCTTTTTTACAGTTCATAGTATTTGGATACATGGCAAGGCAAGATTCGAGAGACGACCGCGGAAGCCGTCTCGCGCGGGTGAAACAACGCACCGTCGGAGCGCTGAGGGAACGGGCGGGATCGGCGTCACGGAGCGCACAAGATCGCGCCGAGGCCGAGATTCAGGAGCGCGCGGATGCGGACGCGGTGAAAGCAGCAGCTCGAGAAACCCTCCGCGCACTCGAGGCCGACGAAGGCGCACCGGACGGCGACTACGGGACGACCGGGACGGAAACGGACTCGATCGCGAAGCGCGCGACCGACGCGGCCAAAGTCCGGT
This window of the Haloplanus rubicundus genome carries:
- a CDS encoding DUF7845 domain-containing protein, which produces MSQIEPQTHEADIQFNFVEYGRKPYWILTKLLIQWFDGYAEQIPFSVDGEAWEIEKLRYDKGGIAPAPSDTVGGDALYELRLTISGPGRRSINFHIRPRYEGMVSTSGEEISTPFDHIDASEGVNIHAQGSNVEVDRYLDLLRRAVQALAKETGETVNPRYFRTPHRMSTIQELELYVRIRREIAMQLIEADGPFLRAANLLSDKLGAEGAYFFSNSGPNKDVEGYRHRFMLHREQASEFVTGHRLGKQLKLYHPEKVRDDPEETLYNPKFGVLYSSHKEKLATASVPWHDRDRAYREVHETLLNLLSWSGIETRPDPTTYVDDDAFSVEEAEEPARLVDDPLPQVEAEQESLLMKTLGELTESDEEILQVVADGGEVDVHEAAAETDRSLSTIYRAQDRLGDLLRNENGTLSFISEKIRQDLQRVLDETESALESGVRRLCRLLDVDPRQLEQDGSAWQRWAAKWGAEILEHGAEEDRMLIKIQTMMDRIRATDRPLVDEIVAKALEAWSDSGGPRGDFWNAQVRWTNGRQEHTVSVSSLLQPDGSPRRSTAD
- a CDS encoding DUF7386 family protein, whose translation is MTDRTTLRLSDERKRLLDEAAAIIGSGEHDDPPRSDVIDAALTHLIQSKQNIDDARGEVDPVTIQKIANTDVLALHYRTSVDSRWR
- a CDS encoding tyrosine-type recombinase/integrase, producing MSLENPQKQDRNDLEPMIPQRALDEWLDVVADSTKGSTADSYRRRVSRFIAWCEDEGILNLNDVTGRHIKAYRDHRHPKCETSTLQNELRTVRQFLQFGVAVEAVEPALPESMGQIIPSLSKGDDSSDVMLGRERAHAIIDYLDEYHKASREHALFLLLWDTGCRISGLRALDLEDFDVGQGTVTFRSRPESDTRLKNGQSSERINVLDESTVDVVASYIRLHRNDRTDDYGREPLLTTKFGRHATTTVRRLVYELTQPCLRGGCPHDEDPQSCEYRGHGHESKCPSSVSPHAIRTGRITDMRNRGCDIKVVSGRVDAIPETIRRYYDKPDLEQDLSRRRGAISDIGL